In Helianthus annuus cultivar XRQ/B chromosome 9, HanXRQr2.0-SUNRISE, whole genome shotgun sequence, the following are encoded in one genomic region:
- the LOC110879383 gene encoding protein DCL, chloroplastic translates to MAAPPLLGRAIPHLRLHLHLHTTLPAAVCLLIRRPCYTTTASESPKPIRKPPSTTTYDDKASLLTTKRHPPKDPRWENDPDYRKWKDKEAEIFLDIDPITLLIKDILHSDRYMDGQQLTPTDEKMVVQKLLAFHPHSEDKIGCGIDSIMVDRHPQFRNSRCLFVVRTDGVWIDFSYQKCIRAYIRQKYPSYAERFIKEHYKRSSG, encoded by the exons ATGGCAGCACCACCGCTACTGGGCAGAGCCATCCCTCATCTCCGCCTCCACCTCCACCTTCACACAACTCTTCCGGCCGCCGTCTGTCTACTCATACGGAGACCCTGTTACACAACAACTGCCTCAGAGTCTCCTAAGCCAATTAGAAAGCCACCTTCCACTACCACATACGACGACAAAGCCTCCTTGCTAACCACAAAACGGCATCCACCCAAAGACCCCAGATGGGAGAATGATCCTGATTATCGCAAATGGAAGGATAAAGAAGCTGAAATTTTTCTGGATATCGACCCTATCACTCTCCTTATCAAAGACATCCTTCACTCCGACAG GTATATGGATGGACAACAACTTACACCGACAGATGAGAAAATGGTGGTACAAAAGCTTCTTGCTTTTCATCCTCACTCTGAAGATAAGATCGGGTGTGGCATCGATTCTATTATG GTTGATCGGCATCCACAGTTCAGAAATTCAAGATGTCTGTTTGTTGTGAGAACCGACGGTGTATGGATCgatttttcttaccaaaaatgCATTCGAGCGTACATTAGACAGAAATACCCTTCTTATGCAGAACGATTCATCAAAGAACATTACAAGCGCAGTAGTGGTTGA
- the LOC110879382 gene encoding cyclin-D3-1: MTTLLDSLYCEEKHQWEDDEDEPLDSYSCVVDDDDDDNDNNNIHHSQHTLLQQDLFWEHQELPSLISKESHCHLNTHHVLSGNHRRHAVEWMLEVVSHYSFSALTAVLAVNYLDRFFENFEELETEKKPWMTQLAAVSCLSLAAKVEETHVPLLLDLQLDGSRYVFEAKTIQKMEILILSTLEWRMNPVTPLSFVDYITRRLGLKTYLSSEFVKRCECLLLCFLPDDRFRYYLPSVIATATMVHVINSIEPCIGVEFQSQLLGILGINKDVVEECWKDIQEVTCGRKSGRSFYKRKFGSVPGSPDAVMDLSFSSDESWWSVVNPNPNPSVSSSPELGSKKSRKGAT, from the exons ATGACAACTCTCTTAGACTCCCTTTACTGTGAAGAGAAACACCAATGGGAGGACGATGAAGATGAACCACTAGACAGCTACAGttgtgttgttgatgatgatgatgatgacaatgataataataatattcaCCATTCTCAACACACACTACTCCAACAAGACCTCTTTTGGGAACACCAAGAACTACCCTCTTTAATCTCCAAAGAATCCCACTGCCACTTGAACACCCACCATGTCCTCTCCGGCAACCACCGCCGGCACGCGGTGGAGTGGATGCTGGAAGTGGTTTCACACTACTCATTCTCCGCTCTCACCGCCGTTCTCGCTGTAAACTATCTTGATagattttttgaaaattttgaagagttggagactgaaaaGAAGCCATGGATGACCCAACTGGCTGCTGTTTCTTGCCTTTCTCTTGCTGCTAAAGTTGAAGAAACACATGTCCCGCTTCTTCTAGATCTTCAA TTGGACGGAAGCAGATATGTTTTTGAAGCGAAAACTATTCAGAAAATGGAGATTTTGATACTGTCAACTCTTGAATGGCGGATGAATCCAGTCACTCCCCTCTCGTTTGTCGATTACATCACGAGAAGACTCGGGTTAAAGACTTATCTTTCCTCCGAGTTTGTGAAAAGATGCGAGTGTCTGCTACTATGCTTCCTTCCTG ATGATAGGTTTAGGTATTATCTTCCCTCAGTGATAGCAACAGCAACAATGGTGCACGTAATCAACAGCATTGAACCGTGCATCGGAGTTGAGTTTCAGTCACAGCTGCTGGGCATTCTTGGTATCAATAAG gATGTGGTGGAGGAGTGTTGGAAAGATATCCAGGAGGTAACATGTGGTAGAAAATCGGGTCGGAGTTTCTATAAACGGAAGTTCGGGTCAGTACCCGGCAGCCCGGATGCTGTGATGGATCTGTCGTTCAGCTCCGACGAGTCATGGTGGTCGGTGGTGAACCCGAATCCGAACCCATCGGTTTCATCGTCACCTGAACTAGGAAGTAAGAAAAGCAGGAAGGGTGCAACCTGA